CCCTAGCAGGAAGGAAGGATCTGACGGgcgccctctccccctcccacagcagCATGCTCCGCCCCCATCCACTGCCCGTTGGCAGGGGCACGGAGAGAGCCTTCGCCCGCAGCATTCTCCCCTTTGCAGTGCTCTGCgagtccctgcttcccccttGTTTCAGATGAGGGCTCCGGGGCGTCTCGCCAGCGGCGAGCGGCCCAAGGAGGGGCGGGAGGGCCGAGCCGAACGCATCCCAGCCCTCTCTCTTCAGCGCCTGCTTTCCTGCagggcactgctgctgccccatgTCCCCGCTGGGTTTTACGGTGAGCGCCCCCTTGTGGCAGGACAATAGAGTGGACTGCAGCAGGCAGCCCTCTCCCACGCCTGCCCTGCCCAGGGCCTCAGATGACcagggatggtgggggagggccATAGCCAAGGCCTCTGATTAGCTCAGCTCTCCTCCTCGAGCAGGGCATGTGGAAGACACTCAATCCTGCCCATACATCTGACACCACCTTTGGTGTAGTGGGTAACTGCCAGCACTGGCACAGAAACGGTTAATACTTGCAAAGTGAGACCCCCACCCCTATCCCTCCTGAGGCTCCCACAATCCCCTGATTCTCAGACACcagaagggggaaggggtggaaaatAAAGAGCACAATTTAACACATTTTGTGGGGGGCACAAACCCATTTCCCGGCTGGTTAAGTGGTGTCTGCTGGCTCTGAAGAGCCTCCTAAGAAACGGACAGAGGGGCAGAGCGCAAAGCAAGCAGGGTCTGTCTGCCAGCCGGGCATTGGCTGGCAAGGAGCAGCGCCAGCAGGGATATGCCTTacagctcagctcccagtggcatgGACAGGGCAGCCCCCGTTTCACTGCCCTGCGTGTAATTGCAGGCCACCCTGCGGAAGCTTCTGGACGCAGGCTGGGAACTGGGCTCAGAACCATGCAGTGCAGAGACTCAGTCTGGCCACGGACCAGAGATGTTCTCTGACCCCCGGCTGGGCCAGGCCCAGTCCCACAGGGGAAGATGGCAGATCAGATTCAAGAGCCTGGGAACATGCCAAATGCACCAGGCCTTGGGCCAGCCAGGCAAAAGCCGGGAACAGGATGGGGCGACCCAGCACTGTCTCTAAATCTCTGCCACATTCCGGATGGCCGGCAGGGCGGGCAATAAACAGGTGGCAGACAGCTCCTCCAGGATCCAGCCAACTGGACACGTGGCCTGAGTGACTCGTGACGTGACTCTCCTCGGCCAGTCCAGAGTGGAGGAAGGCCTCGGTGTACGTCTTCCCAAGGGGTTCACCTCTACCCGGGCCTGTGGGAGACATGGCCAAACAAACCTCCGGAGATCATTAGCCCCCCGGCCAGGCTAACGATCCCAGGGTCTGGCATCTtgctgcctcccagcccaggcaaCCCAAGACGAGCCAAGGGACACCTTCCACTAGCTGCCAGAGCTCTTGGGAGTCTCTGGGCAGTACAGCAGTGACCCCATTAGGGCCCAGGATGGCCTCAGAGCCCACACTGGCACTGAGCGGCTGAGGACAGGCCTGTGGAGTTACATGCCATGCCTCCTCTGTCCCCCTCACTCACCAGCCACAGGGAGCTCAGCAGCTGGCCACAAGGCCCCTATACCCAGCATGGGCACCTAGAGGAGTGGCCCCATTCGCAGAGGCACTGGCCAGCCGCAGCTCCCGCCGAGAGCTGGAAGGGATCAGCCTCTTGGGAAGGCCAGCCACTTCTCTAGGGCTCCCAGATTCCTGTTTGGGCACCAGATGGCAGGAAGCTGAGCAGGTGGGGAGAGTTTGGCGGAGGTTATTGCTCCCAGGCAGCCCCAGCGCCACCCACCGCATGGGCAGGCGTCTGTGGCAGCGCTGCTCCCAGCCGGGAGCCTTCAGGCTGGCGACGCCGGGGAcactggcagaaggaggcagagtGTTTGAGACAGCCAGAGCTGCATGTCCACAAAGCCTCTCTATGAAGCCGCAGCCATGGATGCCCCACCTGAAGAAGGGCACGCTGACAGTGGAAGGGCAGGAGAGGCGATTCCCAGAGTCTCTCTGCCCATGTTACTTGTGGGGCCCGGCCGCTTCACTCTGCAGCGAAGTGGAGTCCTTGCGAGCACAAGAAAGCAATCCCTGGATAATGCAGCCAGAGCCAAAGCCCAGCCGGCGCCTGTGGGTGCCTCCTAGGAAGGCCGCACACGAGGCTGATCCTGCTccggttgtgggggagggagagacacaAATGCACCGGGACATCTGGCACACACAGCATGTCGGGAGGAACCTACAGAGCATGGCAGAGGAGCAAAGGAGACAGACCAGGGAGCCCGAGGAGAGTCCAGCAGCGCAGGGAGTGGAGCAGGCCAGCGGCAGGGTAGGGAGACCCAGGCAGCAGAGAGGCCCTTCAGCACCAGCAGGCTTTGGGAGAGTTCTCCACCCCCTCGGGTTTGTACTCCTCGTCCTCCAGCTCGGCCAAGTTCAGTTCGTCCGCCGCATACGAGCGCAGTCCGTCCAGCTCCTTCCTGTGAGCCTGCAGGACCAGCTCCGTCAGCCGGGTGAAGGACTGCAGGAGACAGCCCAGCGTTAGGCGCCCTGGCAAGGCTGGCAGCACCCCCTCACCCTGCCCTCCTCCAGCCCATGCTACTGTAAGGTGCCAGCCAATAAGGCTGGCACCTGGGGGATTCAGATGCTGGTTTCCCCATCTTCCCTCCGGGACCTCCTGCTGGCTCCTGGTGCTGTTGTGATGCAAACAATGGAGAGTTCCTGACATTCACCATTGTGTTCTCCTTTCATCCCACTCTTCCAcatcccccttcctgcccctccacCCATCCTGGCTCTGACCAGGGAACGCTGGCAGAACTCACTCCATGCTATCTACAGGGTGAGTCGTAAGATGGCTCAGAGGACTCGAAAACAAGGCAATACCCTTACTTATCAATGGATTCCATCACTGGTTGGTGGACGTGGGAATGAGGCAGCCGATGACCTGGCCAAAGCTGAAAGATCAGGAACTCAGGTTGGTCTGAGAGTTGAAGACATTGATGCCCTTTCAAGGGAATTGTTGGTTGACAGATCCGCTGACTAATATCAGAGCATCTTGGAAAATCACATCCTCGACCATGAGATTGTGGACAGGAATGAAAATCAATAGAGATGGGACCACGATATAGCCACTCCGCAAAAAGTGTTGGGAGCAGACTTTAATACATGCCCATGCTTTGGAATGTAGCATAAACTCTGGTGAGTCAAGCGAAACAATATAATAcaaggcaggccaaaaaagactTTGAAGAGCAATTTGCAAAAGATACAAAAACTAACAATAaattgtttttaagtacatcaggagcaggaagcctgctaaacagtcAGTGTGGCCATCGaacgatcgaggtgctaaaggagcattcaaggaagacaagatCATTGcggagaagttaaatgaattctttgcattggtgttCATGGctcaggatgtgagggagattcccatacctgagccattctttttagatgacaaatctgagaaactgtcccagattgaggtgtcattagaggaagttttggaacaaaatgataaactaaacagtagtgAGTCACTAGgaacagatggtattcacccaagagttctgaagaaactcagatatgaaactgcagaactactaagtgtggtatgtaatctatcacttaaatcagcctctgtaccagatgactggaaggtagtTAATGtaacagaaatttttaaaaaggcctaCAGAGGCAATCCCAGCAATTATAGACTGGTAAGGCTAacctcagtaccaggcaaattggttgaaactataataaagaacagaattatcagacacagagattaaccaaatttgttgggaaagagtcaacatggcttttgtaaggaaaatcacgcctcaccaatctattagggTTCTTTGAGGGAggcaacaagcatgtggacaagggtgatccagtggatatagtgtacttggactttcagaaagcctttgacaaggttcctcaccaaaggctcttaagcaaagtaagctgtcatgggataagagggagggtcctctcatggatcagtaactgcttaaaagataggaaataaagggtaggaataaatggtcattttcagaatggagagaggtaaatagtggggtcccccaaggatctgtactgggacctgtgctgttcaacatattcacaaatgatctagTAAAGGGAGTAAACAGGGAGATAGcaaggtttgcagatgataccaaaatactcaagatagttaagttcaaagccgattatgaagagttacaaagggatctcacaaaactgggtgactgggcaacaaaattgcagatgaaatttgataaatgcaaagtaatgcacattggaaagcagaATGCcatctatacatataaaatgatgggatgtaaattagctgttaccactcaagaaagaccttggagtcattgtctAAAAAtaatccgctcaatgtgcagcagcagtcaaaagagcTAACAATGATAGAaaccgttaggaaagggatagacgataagacagacaatatcataatgtcagtatatttatccatggtacgcccacacctgcaatactatgtgcagttctggtcaccccatctcaaaaaacacatattggaaatggaaaaggtgcagagaagggcaacagaaatgattaggggtatgaagcagcttctgtatgaggggagattaataagactgggacttttcagcttagaaaggagacgactaaggggggggaaGATGACGGAGATCTATAATATCACAAGtgggatggagaaagtgaatagggatgtgttatttaccccttcacataacacaagggGAACCAGAggcacccaatgaaatgaacaggcagcgggtttaaaacaaacaaaggaagcatttcttcacacaacgcacagtcaacctgtggaacttgttgttgCCCGGGGATGTTGtcaagaccaaaagtataactgggttcaaaatggaacgagataagttcatggaggctatgtccatcaatagttattagccaagatggtcagggatgcaactgcatgctctgggtgtccctaaacctctgactgccagaagctgggactggatgactggggatggatcactcgataattgccctgtcctgttcattccctctgaagcacctggcaccagccactattggaagacagtatactgggtgagatggaccattggtctgacacaggatggccattctgatgttcttattgTAAGGAAAGTGAAGCTATTTAGGGTTGGACACCTTGGATCAAGCTGTTACCAAGGTCCTTGTACACCTTGCCAAATTCACTCCAGATTCCTGGCCTGAGATAACAATCGTGGGACAAGACAACAACAACTCTGGGAGAAATGCCGGTTTCTGACCCGGGCCAAAGAAGAATTCCTGGGAGACTGGTGCGGCCAGTTGAGGGATCAGCTCAAAATCCAGTCTGGAGAGAGCAGGGGAAGCCACAGCTCTGGGCTCTTTTCCAAGGTTTGCTCATCTGATGGCAAGGAAAGAAGCCCGCCCCCCCCAATCTCAGAACACTGCTGGGCTCTCACCTCCTTAATGTTGAAGTTGGTGCAGGCACTTGTTTCGTAGAAGTCCATGCCGTACTCTTTAGCCAGCTGGAAGGCAAGAGAGTCCCTTAGACAGTCACCGAGCAGGGCACCGATTGCCAACCTCAGTGGAGACAAGTCCGCCCTCCCCCTCCAGACATGCATGCTCACTCCCGAGTGCTGGGAGCATGCAAACAGCTGGAGGCCGAcctgggggtagggtggggccGGGAAGACAGAGTATGTGAGGTGTGGCCCCCACAAAGAGCAAGGGCATGGGCACCTGTTGAGGGGAGCAGGACATGCTCTGCACTGGGAGGCCCGCTCACCTGCAGACCTTGTTCCCTGCCCACTTGTCTCTTCTGCTCCTCGTCCGCTTTGTTCCCGATGAGGATCTTCTGGACCCCATCCGGCGCATACTGGGGAAGAAGGGAAAAATCGTTAGCCCaacccagcatgcactggggcaCTGCCTGGCCCCCTCCTGAAGCTCCACAGAACCACAGGGAAtgaccccagggctcccagcatgcactggggcaCTGCCTAGCGCCCCCCCACCCGTACCTCCACACCACAGAGAAcgaccccagggctcccagccacacccAACCCCACTGCAGGGACCAATCCTGGGGCTCCCAGCGTACACTAGGGCACTGCCCAGTGCTgcaacctccctccagctccGCCGCACTGCAGGGAGCGaccccaggctcccagcagcgACAGGCCAAGATGTCCAGGAGCGACAGGTGACCCGGGGGCCCAGCCAAGACCCCTTGAAGGGGCCAGACCCAGAGGGCAGCACTCAGCACTGTCCGACAGCTGAGCCCTTCTAAGGGGTCTCCATTGGGCACCCAGGATCACCCACTGCTCACAATGGCCTTGGCCATGGTGGCTCAATCCCCAGTAGCATTTGCTGGGAGCAATGCCCACATGGCAGGGCACAGGCCAGGCAGCAGGCCTGCTCAGAGTTCCCAGGCCCTGGCCTGCTGCAGGGAGGGCATTTCAAGGGGTCAGGTCTTCAATCAAcggccctggctgctgcagggggaCCCAGCACCCATGGGGGCCCGTTCTGGATGCACTGTGGCTGAATTACTGCCCCGGGGCTGTTGGCACTGGTGCCCTGCACCCTATCCCCAGGGGGAGTGCCTGAGCTGTTCCCACTGGGTGACAAGGCAGCTAATACAAACCAGCCGGTCTACAAACCCATTGCCATAGGCCCCACAGTTTCCGTAGGGCTGATTTGTACCCTGCACCTATACCCCCTCCCAACTCTCCTGCCACACGTGCCCTGATGCTTGCTGCTCTCACAAGCCTGCCTTGCACGTTGGCTGCAACCCACGTGCCATCGCCAATCTGTGCTGCATGCCGCCACTGCAGATTCACTGCACACACTGGCAGAGCCGCCTGCTGCTCATCCCCCACACTGCAGGCCATCGCCAACCCACTCCACGCACTGGCAGAGCCCCTGCTGCCCACTCACTGCCACTGCAGATCCACTGCACACACTGGCAGAGCCCCatgccccctgctgtccccccgcGCTGCCCTCTGCAGACTTGTTCACTGCCCCAGAGGGTCCCTTCCAGCAGAGCCTGCTTGGCAGCCAGACTCCAGCTGTTGGTTTCCCAGAGGAAACAGTCTCTTCGCTCCAAGCTGATTCCGAGCTCCGTCACTTCCCCGCTGGGGGCCTTGCCACGTCTCGCTGCTCAGGGCTGGCTCAGCCCCGACACAGGCCGCCCGCTCAGCCCATCCAGACCAGGACACTGCCTCGGGCAGCagggaccccccctccccacatgcgCTCAGGAGCCAGAGGCCACCCGGCAAGACAAGTGGCTCCGAGCCGACTCCCACCTCATCCACGTCGCTGGCCCATTTCATGATGTGTTGGTAGGAGCGCTCGCTGCTGATGTCGTAGACCAAGAATATCCCCTGCAACGAGACCCAGCAcacagggcatggggtgggggagcagaggacagtcttacccacagtgcactggggCAGAGAAGAGGCCACCCTCCTTCATAACATGTGCTCCTATGCACCTGCCCTCCGGGAGGCACCGGGACATGGGTGGGGACCTCTGGTCCCCAGCCCTCCGAGAGGCACCAGGGCGTGGGCAGGGACCCCCGGTCCCTGGGAGGCACCGGGGTGTGGGCAGGGACCCCCGGTCCCCGGGAGGCACCGGGGTGTGGGCAGGGACCCCCGGTCCCCGGGAGGCACTGGGGCGTGGGCAGGGACCCCCGGTCCCCGGGAGGCACTGGGGCGTGGGCAGGGACCCCCGGTCCCCGGGAGGCACTGGGGCGTGGGCAGGGACCCCCGGTGGCCTCCTAGGACAGGCCACCATTAGCCTTAAGGGAAGCCAGCATGGCCTAGAGAGTAGGGCCTGGGACTCTGGATACCTGggtcccatccccagctctgccagcaccctgctgggtgaccctgggtgGACCCCTTCCCCGTCCCTGCCTCTCAGtgtctcctcccaccctttgtctgttgagctctttggggcagggctggctcggaggggtggggaggatccTGCCCTAGCCCCATCAGCCTAGCCCTGGTGCAGAAACCTTGAAGGGCAGAGATTCTCACAAGCCTGCTCCCGGTGGCACCCTGAGAACCCCATATACACAGTGCCATTTGCCCACCCGActacccagcccctccctcatcTCTGGCAGAGCAGATCTTGCCCTCGGCTCCTTGGGCAGTGAAAGCTGGGGGCCCGAACACTGGCCTGGAATGGCGCCAGAGGGTCATCAGGAATCTGCCAGGCCGCGTGACCCACTGAGCAGCAGGTCTTACGGGTCCCACTCTGTGCCAGGCCCACAGGGGACGGAGTCCAATCCAGCCCCCGCTACAgggcctagagcaggggtgggcagacTTTTTGGCCCAAAGGTTTGcaaaaactgtatggagggccgggtagggaagactgtgcctccccaaacagcctgacccccgcccccatccgacccctcccacttcccaccccctgactgcctccctcaggACCCCTGACCCAtacaacccccctgctccttgtcccctaaccgccccctcccGAGACCCCTGACCCTAACcactcccccggg
This DNA window, taken from Dermochelys coriacea isolate rDerCor1 chromosome 6, rDerCor1.pri.v4, whole genome shotgun sequence, encodes the following:
- the RAB15 gene encoding ras-related protein Rab-15; this translates as MAKQYDVLFRLLLLGDSGVGKTCLLCRFTDSDFHPSHISTIGVDFKMKTIEVDGIKVRIQIWDTAGQERYQTITKQYYRRAQGIFLVYDISSERSYQHIMKWASDVDEYAPDGVQKILIGNKADEEQKRQVGREQGLQLAKEYGMDFYETSACTNFNIKESFTRLTELVLQAHRKELDGLRSYAADELNLAELEDEEYKPEGVENSPKACWC